One Alphaproteobacteria bacterium 33-17 DNA window includes the following coding sequences:
- a CDS encoding adenosylmethionine--8-amino-7-oxononanoate transaminase yields the protein MESRINSVWQSYAQMKHALPPQAVESSKGVYINLQDGRQIIDAVSSWWTVCHGHSHPHIIGRMKDQLDKVSHVMFTGLAHKSVYELSDKLKAALPTGINHFIYSESGSVAVEIAMKIAIQFHINQGKNKHRFIYFENGYHGDTFGCMKVTDDNTFLHSLTKEALKPIKVKIPQNTNDLADFDRLLKANKDDIAGVIIEPLFQGVGNMNMYSPEILRSIYDITKKHGLIFIADEIATGFYRTGEYFACDYANITPDIICLGKAISGGHISFAATGVTTEIYEGFYSDDPNHALKHATTFAANPLGCAATIASMELFENENRKQEVRNIESQLKQEMKAFKHYKKVKDIRILGAIGALHLDCDYQDILKMRHKMIDSGVWLRPIGNVLYTMPPFIITEDELSRVIKAMHEVLIYTL from the coding sequence ATGGAAAGCCGCATAAATAGCGTTTGGCAGTCATATGCACAGATGAAACATGCCCTACCCCCTCAGGCGGTAGAATCTAGTAAGGGGGTGTATATTAACCTTCAAGATGGCAGGCAGATTATAGACGCCGTATCCTCATGGTGGACGGTATGCCACGGTCATAGCCACCCGCATATTATAGGGAGAATGAAGGATCAGTTAGATAAAGTTTCGCACGTCATGTTTACAGGACTTGCCCATAAATCTGTTTACGAGCTGTCAGACAAATTAAAAGCCGCTTTACCTACTGGTATAAACCATTTTATATATAGCGAATCTGGGTCAGTTGCCGTAGAAATAGCCATGAAAATTGCAATACAGTTTCATATAAATCAAGGCAAAAATAAGCACCGATTTATATATTTTGAGAATGGGTATCATGGTGATACTTTTGGCTGCATGAAGGTTACGGATGATAATACTTTTTTGCATAGCTTGACTAAAGAAGCATTAAAACCCATCAAGGTTAAAATACCGCAAAATACCAATGATTTAGCGGACTTCGATAGATTACTAAAGGCAAATAAAGATGATATTGCAGGCGTCATTATTGAGCCGCTTTTTCAGGGAGTTGGCAATATGAATATGTACTCTCCCGAGATTCTACGGTCAATTTATGACATCACTAAAAAGCATGGACTGATATTTATAGCCGATGAAATTGCTACTGGATTTTACCGAACAGGCGAGTATTTTGCTTGCGATTACGCAAATATCACACCTGATATTATCTGCCTTGGTAAAGCAATAAGTGGCGGACATATTTCTTTTGCAGCAACCGGGGTTACTACAGAAATTTATGAGGGTTTTTACTCGGATGATCCAAATCATGCCCTAAAACATGCCACAACTTTTGCTGCAAACCCTTTAGGATGTGCGGCTACTATCGCATCTATGGAATTATTTGAAAATGAAAATAGAAAGCAAGAAGTTAGGAATATTGAAAGCCAGCTTAAACAGGAAATGAAGGCTTTCAAGCACTATAAGAAGGTTAAAGACATTAGAATTTTAGGAGCGATTGGAGCATTGCATCTTGACTGTGACTATCAGGATATTTTAAAAATGCGCCATAAAATGATTGATAGCGGAGTATGGCTAAGACCGATTGGCAATGTTCTTTATACTATGCCACCCTTTATTATAACAGAGGATGAACTAAGCAGAGTTATAAAAGCAATGCATGAAGTTTTAATATATACTTTATAA
- a CDS encoding biotin synthase BioB, which yields MKYDMEKLLELYNQPFMNLIYQSHKVLEDNFPEKDMEISTLTSIKTGACPENCKYCPQSAHYNTGIQKESLINVAEVVKRAKAAKDNGAQRFCMGAAWRNLHNKDIELVTTIVREVKALGLETCMTLGMITKPQALKLKDAGLDFYNHNLDTSWDFYENITTTRTYDERLETIENVQKAGMKVCCGGIFGMGESAEDRLNLLETLANLNPYPESVTINRLVKIKGTPLENAEDIDSFEFIKIIAIARIIMPKARVRLTAGRGQMSQEMQALCFFAGANSIFFGEKLFVSDLPNSTEDKGFLDKLGIKWKAA from the coding sequence ATGAAATATGATATGGAAAAATTATTAGAGTTATATAATCAGCCTTTTATGAACCTAATTTATCAGTCGCATAAAGTTCTTGAGGACAATTTTCCTGAAAAGGACATGGAAATCAGTACTTTAACCAGTATAAAAACAGGAGCTTGTCCTGAAAACTGCAAATACTGCCCTCAATCTGCGCATTATAATACTGGTATTCAAAAAGAATCGCTAATCAATGTTGCAGAGGTGGTAAAAAGGGCAAAAGCCGCTAAGGATAACGGCGCCCAGAGATTTTGTATGGGGGCAGCATGGCGAAATCTTCATAACAAAGATATTGAACTTGTGACTACAATCGTCAGGGAAGTCAAGGCACTTGGGCTAGAAACCTGCATGACATTAGGGATGATAACTAAGCCACAAGCCTTAAAACTTAAGGATGCTGGGCTTGATTTTTATAACCATAACCTTGATACCTCATGGGACTTTTATGAGAATATTACCACCACCCGCACCTATGATGAGAGGCTAGAAACTATTGAAAATGTTCAAAAAGCAGGCATGAAAGTGTGCTGCGGGGGTATTTTTGGCATGGGGGAAAGTGCCGAAGACAGGCTAAATTTGCTGGAAACCTTGGCTAATCTTAACCCATATCCTGAGAGCGTAACCATTAATAGGCTGGTCAAAATTAAAGGCACTCCCCTTGAAAATGCTGAGGATATTGATAGTTTTGAGTTTATAAAAATCATCGCCATAGCCAGAATTATCATGCCTAAAGCAAGGGTAAGGCTTACAGCAGGCAGAGGTCAGATGAGCCAGGAAATGCAGGCACTTTGCTTTTTTGCTGGGGCTAATTCTATATTCTTTGGCGAAAAACTTTTTGTATCAGATTTGCCGAATAGTACCGAAGATAAAGGATTTTTAGATAAGCTGGGTATCAAATGGAAAGCCGCATAA